The window tgacatCACATGCTAATCAACAGATGCACACTGGAATAATAACATCACACGCCAATCAACAGACGCACACTGGaatcaagttaaaataataaaattaagacaatCAAAACACCAGGCTGCAAGACCTGCTGAATACAAATGTGTCACACTTACACAATATTCTTCCCAGTCTCATTTCTCTGCCCTGCTTGATAAGCAGAATTTTAATCTTTTCTGGGATTCTTCTTCCCAACTGTTCTCTCTAGAGTATTAGGATGGGAGCCACTCTGTGGCACACAGCTATCTGCTTGAGCCACTGTTCATCTCTCCTGAATTGCTTATCTCTGCATAGCCTGCATGCCACTGCCTGAAACTGTAGGAATCTGGGGACTGTGTGGGGAGGGGTAGAGAGGCTGTGTTAGAGTGTGTTCATGTACATCCCTGCTCAGTTGCTGCCCATGCAGTCACCAGGACTTGCTGCTTTGTCTGGTCTATTCTGCTAGATATCTTTTGCTTTTGTAATGATTTTATTTGAGATGCATCGGACTGCCCTCCTTTGGACAACTCAAGTTCATCAAATCATTCTGTATATGTTTGATCTCATTTGTTGATGGTGAAAAGTTTCTTTCCACAGGGCCTCTAGACTTCTTTCAAGTAATGTGACTGTGCCTCTACCTCAGTGTTCTTGAACCTTCTTTGACAAGTAGGAGGCTGGACTGTCCTTGGTGGTGAAGACTCTAGAAGGTCATGTGACTTAACTGAAGTTTTGTATCGGGATATAAActcattaagaaaataactataaaaattacTTATTACAAATCTGTTGAATCTAAGACAAAAGCAGGAGTGGGAGAGAGCTGATGTTCCTTTGAGTTAGTGAAAGTTGGAGTAACAGCACCTTAGAGCCCTGGATAGGATGTGTATCACGTgcctatataaaaaatatttctaaatgaaacTTAGTCAATCGATACAACTGAGAATTGTTAGCTATGGAGTATTTAGCTGATTGAAAATCATGGCTACAATATTTTGTAGCTCCTCCTGCgaagaggtggagtctatttcCCCACCTTCAATCTGGCCTGGCGTTATGCTTGCTTTGATGAaggaaatatgacaaaatgtATGTTGCATGAGTTCCAGAACTTAGGCATAAGTTGCTTTGTAGCTTCTCTCTTTGCCCACCCACTCATAGCATCCTCCACCACCATGTAAGGAAGCTTGGGCAAGACTAATGAATGATAAAAGACCCTGTGAGAGAGAGGCCCAGTCTATAGCCCGCATTAGGCTTCAGACAGGTGAGTAAGGCCATCATAGACCCTCCAACCCCAGTCAAGCTGCCAGATAACTAACGTCTCATGAGAAAGCCCAGGCGAGACCAGCagaagaactgcccagctgagctTAGCCTGAATTGCAGACACATGAGCAAGTAAAATGTTATTGATTTAAGCTACTTTGTTGTGCAGCAATAGATAAGTGATATAGTATACTCTGTATAATTAGAATTTATCAGTGGCCCTTTCACTGACTCTCTGCATATTTTtgatgtaaagaaataaaacataaccagaggttttctgttttgttgattttgttttataaataaaaaaaacttaatcTATGAGAGGTTAAATCCAttactgattttctctatttcagCTGCACTAGCATTTTGAGTCCATCCTCGTGTGCTGCTTTTATAACACCTTATTCATCTCCCCATATCACACACACAATTAAGAACTAACCAAATGTTGACTACACAACTGTACCTATTATTACCTGTAATTTAGTTATCCTTCCTAGTGGGGCATGGATCACATTTTAGATGCCACATTGGAggcctctttcccttcctctctccctccctccctccccccacttccttccttccttccttccttccttccttccttccttccttccctccttccgcAATGGTAAACTTGATTTCACCCTTTGTAAAgtatatattttccttcttacGGAGTTTCTTCCCtcataaataaggaaaacaagcaggtaaaaagataaaacaggagggcgcgatggctcacgcctgtaatcccagcactttgggaggcggaagcgggtggatcacgaggtcaggagatcgagaccatcctggctaacacggtgaaaccccgtctctactaaaaacacaaaaaattagccgggcgtggcaggcacctgtagtcccacctgctcaggaggctgaggcaggagaatggtgtgaacctgggaggcggagcttgcagtgagccgagatcgtgccaccgcactccagcctgagcgaaagggcagactccgtgtcaaaaaaaaaaaaaaaaaattctgtaatttttatacACAAAAGGTCCCTagtttctcctcttccttcccttcaagTGACCCATTGCCAGCTTTCCCCTTTAATTGCTGTGGCCAAGGTTCCGTGGATGGCACAGAATGAATTCCCTTGGCCAAATGTACTCAGGATGGCAATCCCAGGTCTCTATAGCAACATTTCAGTAACTGTTCTGTGCTGCTAATTAGCTCCCTTTCCCCCTGTGGAGGTATTACACATGACTTTTTATGCCAAGTGATGATCATAACATCAGGGAGCTCTGCATTTTGTGATCCTCTATTTCAACACTGGTCCAGGTAGGTTAAATGGAAAGAAACTGTCTTTGATGGAGATCAGAACTTTAAATGGAAACACACAGGACAGTGAGAGGGAGAATTTAATCAACCAGGAGTCATGAATTATCTGCTATTCAACACGAAAATTGCAGCAGATTAACTAACAACTGAAATATAGAAGGCAGCAGAATGAGTAGAGTCAAGTCATGATTTCATGTTCAATATTGGAAAGGTTATTCCAGTGACATTTGCACAGACGTGTTGCGTGTGGGTCTCCAGGCAGAGAATAAAGTCGGAGTGGAAAATTTGAGTCCAGTGCAAGTAAAATGTGAGGAATTTTAGACAATGCTAAACAAACTAGTTTTGGTATGTTACGGTTTCCTGGGCCACAGACAGCACACAAAGATcatcacaaaagaagaaacatgatGTAGTGGAAATAACCTGTACAGAGGAAACCAAAAGTCAAACATATTCTGGATTTGCCACCAACTTGTTCTGGAGCTTTAGCCGAGTCATTTACCCTCTTTGTACCTTGGTTTTCTTAACcctaaaatgaaagaattttacaATCGTTAGCAAAGTTTCATTCAGGTCATAACAACAGACTTCTATAAGGCTTGCTGTATTGTTGATGGCAGTAGGAACAGTAATTTGGGGAGCATGCAACTCCAGTGTCCATTCCTGTccctctttttcatattttaagtggTGTCCTGAGCCCTTTCTACCCATCTTTATCGGAGTGACTTCAAACAATgatctacatttaaaaaacctTAGAATTATCATCCTCATTTGGATTGGTGATAAGCTCACATGACTTTAATTCATTTCCCATTTCTGTTGGGCAGCACAGGGCTGAGCAACCTGAGCAGAGGACAGAGTGAGTTGATCAGTAGATGATCTCTGGAGTATCTTTTTTTGTTACATTCTAGGCTTAATAGTAGGAGTGTGGGAGAGGTCTGTGCTCTGTGTTAAACACAATCATGAGCTTCAGAACACTGCAAAGGCACACTGGGATTGAGTTGCTTATCACCACTgataatcttttttccttttgtaagagTGAGCTAAGTGGAGAGCTTAATTCTGTCTTCATGGAAAAGATCAGATTTAAACAACTATTCTGCCCTGCTTAAAAAAGTGTTCAGTGGGGACTAATACAAAGTGTGGTACATAAAGACCTTAAGTTTTAAATAGAGATAGAACATGAAAGACTGGCTGGAAGGCAGTAGTACCAACAATGAGTGGACAAacctgttttccaaatttttagcAACACTAGGAATAATCTAATATAAATCTTTGCTAaccttatatataaaaataaagtgttattttaaagataaaacaaaagtcttgtgtaaaaattaaaacagttttaGGAGTAAGTGGAAATTGGAGACATTGATAGAGTAACTTTCAGCTTCTAGGGAGCAATTTAGAATTTAATCATTCACTTAAATAAATTGCTTCAGTAGGAAGGTTGCTGATGATAATCAGTGTGAAAGGAACTTAAGTTATTCCAAGCTGAGTTGCCCTTTATGAATGTAAATGCCATTTATACTATTATCATGCAAAAGTCTAAAAAGGATAATTTGAAGACATGTTGAAGAAACATGATTTACAATGACCAGAAATTCAATAGTGTTCTTTGTTAGATCACTCTTAGAACACTATTAACACTATTAGTATAAAGGTTTTTGGTTTGGTTACCACAGTATAAACAAGATTTATTTCCACTTAGTGTATATAAAGGTAAGGGTATCAAAGAGGACTTCATGGAGAAAGGAATTAGACAGAGTGGGTACTGAAGAAAATGGGAAGAATTAGAGAGATGTAATGATGACAAAGGCATGTAGGCTGAGTGAAGAATGTGGAGTGAAGACATGagctgaagtgtgtgtgtgtgtctgtgtgtgtgtataaaacaaaGGTATCCATTCAAGTAAGTAAAGGAGTTCTTATTCTGTGCAACGTATTTTCTGGTGACAAAATTTACAATAGAGGAATATGAGTTGCTTTGTGACTGAAATTGTCTCTAAAGGCATATATTAGCCCTTGTCTAGTTTTCTGACAACATATGAATTGCTCATGATTTTGCCAACATCAATGCTTTTTGTCCTAAATCAAAGTTTCTCCTTACTCTCCTCTTTCAGTTAGCATGAGAGTTGTCACAGCCGACAGAGGCAATGGATGAAGCCAATCACTCTGTGGTCTCTGAGTTTGTGTTCCTGGGACTCTCTGACTCGCGGAAGatccagctcctcctcttcctctttttctcagtGTTCTATGTGTCAAGCCTGATGGGAAATCTCCTCATTGTGCTAACTGTGACCTCTGACCCTCGTTTACAGTCCCCCATGTACTTCCTGCTGGCCAACCTTTCCATCATCAATTTGGTATTTTGTTCCTCCACAGCTCCCAAGATGATTTATGACCTTTTCAGGAAGCACAAGACCATCTCTTTTGGGGGCTGTGTAGTTCAGATCTTCTTTATCCATGCAGTTGGGGGAACTGAGATGGTGCTGCTCATAGCCATGGCTTTTGACCGATATGTGGCCATATGTAAGCCTCTCCACTACCTGACCATCATGAACCCACAAAGGTGCATTTTGTTTTTAGTCATTTCCTGGATTATAGGTATTATTCACTCAGTGATTCAGTTGGCTTTTGTTGTAGACCTGCTGTTCTGTGGCCCTAATGAATTAGATAGTTTCTTTTGTGATCTTCCTCGATTTATCAAACTGGCTTGCATAGAGACCTACACATTGGGATTCATGGTTACTGCCAATAGTGGATTTatttctctggcttcttttttaattctcataatcTCTTACATCTTTATTTTGGTGACTGTTCAGAAAAAATCTTCAGGTGGTATATTCAAGGCTTTCTCTATGCTGTCAGCTCATGTCATTGTGGTGGTTTTGGTCTTTGGGCCATtaatctttttctatatttttccatttcccaCATCACATCTTGATAAATTCCTTGCCATCTTTGATGCAGTTATCACTCCCGTTTTGAATCCAGTCATCTatacttttagaaataaagagaTGATGGTGGCAATGAGAAGACGATGCTCTCAGTTTGTGAATTACagtaaaatcttttaaatatattgagaATATACAAAAAGGCAAATTATACTAGAATTTCAGACAGATATGTGTTAAGTAAGCTATGTTAAATTTAACCAGAATATCACTTTCTACTAGTATGTattgtgttgtcttttttttcttcccaaattgaaTTGTGGTATCAATCTCTTGCTTATATAGGAGATTTAAAGATTAAACAGTGTGGCTACTTTATTTCACCAACATTATTACCTATATATAATGTCAAATAGAATTACTCTAAATGTTAAACAATCCATTTTGAATGTCGGTGTGTGGTTTATtgcccattttctattttttccatttaaggTAGATTATCTTGCTTTAAAGATAAAGGTTAATTTTTACTAGACTTACTGATTTGTCTTACTATgtagctaagttttttttttattttttcagctcaTTATCTGTtagctatttatttgtttatcttttttcaaaGTCCATAAAGAGaaactacacttttttttttaaagaggaatttTGGTATAAAGAATTAACTAAGTATTAAATtgtgttaaataaattttgtggGAGCTACTGTTTTGGGCTAGCCTCCTGTATTAGGCCCCAGCCAAccaggtgatatagtttggctctgtgtccccacccaaatctcatcttgaattataatacTCATGTGTCAAGGGAAGAACCTGAGGGGAGGTGATTGGGTTATGGGAACAACATGGTTTCCCCCcgttgttctcgtgatag is drawn from Homo sapiens chromosome 15, GRCh38.p14 Primary Assembly and contains these coding sequences:
- the OR4F6 gene encoding olfactory receptor 4F6 gives rise to the protein MDEANHSVVSEFVFLGLSDSRKIQLLLFLFFSVFYVSSLMGNLLIVLTVTSDPRLQSPMYFLLANLSIINLVFCSSTAPKMIYDLFRKHKTISFGGCVVQIFFIHAVGGTEMVLLIAMAFDRYVAICKPLHYLTIMNPQRCILFLVISWIIGIIHSVIQLAFVVDLLFCGPNELDSFFCDLPRFIKLACIETYTLGFMVTANSGFISLASFLILIISYIFILVTVQKKSSGGIFKAFSMLSAHVIVVVLVFGPLIFFYIFPFPTSHLDKFLAIFDAVITPVLNPVIYTFRNKEMMVAMRRRCSQFVNYSKIF